One window from the genome of Eucalyptus grandis isolate ANBG69807.140 chromosome 7, ASM1654582v1, whole genome shotgun sequence encodes:
- the LOC104428398 gene encoding uncharacterized protein LOC104428398 gives MDKFVEEEKDQDICYDDEEDSAGRDETIMSDVDSLHLLDQPGHIVEGNEEEIKENRQRCEGQLSKPCCEGYFNEDESEENANDAELVKRLNKQRRRAIAAVHRGGKTIASRNSYKDKGGRSSHNSKIQKQLSSR, from the exons atggacaag TTCgtcgaagaagaaaaggaccaggatatatgttatgatgatgaagaagatagtGCTGGAAGGGATGAAACAATCATGAGTGATGTTGACTCTTTGCATCTGCTGGATCAG CCAGGGCACATTGTAGAAGGAAATGAGgaggaaatcaaagaaaatagacAAAGATGTGAAGGACAACTCAGCAAACCTTGTTGTGAGGGATACTTCAATGAG GATGAAAGTGAAGAGAATGCGAATGATGCTGAGTTGGTAAAGCGCCTGAACAAGCAGAGACGGCGAGCAATTGCTGCTGTTCATAGAGGAGGGAAGACCATTGCTTCTAGAAATTCTTACAAGGACAAAGGTGGAAGGTCATCTCACaattccaaaattcaaaaacaattaAGCTCCCGGTAG